The proteins below come from a single Triticum aestivum cultivar Chinese Spring chromosome 5D, IWGSC CS RefSeq v2.1, whole genome shotgun sequence genomic window:
- the LOC123122777 gene encoding protein WRKY1, protein MDGMVESNREAVQSCHKVLDLLSNPHGQLVPHKDLVEATGAAVAKFGSLASKISSGNGRQGHARFRQRIKKPMPLFDSNLFRDSPASASAADAAAAAPKTSSPGPSTGLQLFPRYQQMEASSSKDPVRIPAAQFPQRMVVENPSVGSNGPPLQLVQPVSVAPPAGTPAPALPAAHLHFIQQQQSYQRFQLMHQMKLQSEMMKRGGHGDHQGGSTGAGKGVNLKFDGSNCTGSSSRSFLTSLSMEGSMASLDGSRSSRPFQLVSGSQTSSTPELGLMQQRRRCAGKEDGSGRCATGSRCHCAKKRKLRIRRSIKVPAISNKVADIPADEFSWRKYGQKPIKGSPHPRGYYKCSSVRGCPARKHVERCVDDPAMLIVTYEGDHNHNRAAAAQPQPA, encoded by the exons ATGGATGGCATGGTGGAATCCAACAGGGAGGCGGTGCAGAGCTGCCACAAGGTGCTGGACCTCCTCTCCAACCCCCATGGCCAGCTCGTTCCCCACAAGGACCTCGTGGAGGCCACGGGCGCCGCCGTCGCCAAGTTCGGCTCCCTAGCTTCCAAGATCAGCAGCGGCAATGGCCGACAGGGCCATGCTAGGTTCAGACAAAGGATCAAGAAGCCCATGCCTCTCTTTGACAGCAACCTCTTCCGGGACAGCCCCGCATCGGCATCGGCTGCCGATGCTGCTGCCGCTGCACCCAAGACGTCCAGTCCTGGCCCGAGCACCGGTCTCCAGCTGTTTCCGAGGTACCAGCAGATGGAGGCCTCCTCCTCCAAGGACCCTGTCAGGATCCCAGCAGCCCAGTTCCCCCAGAGGATGGTTGTGGAGAACCCGTCGGTCGGTTCGAACGGGCCGCCGCTCCAGCTCGTCCAGCCGGTGTCTGTCGCGCCCCCGGCGGGGACGCCGGCACCGGCATTGCCGGCAGCGCATCTCCATTTCATCCAGCAGCAGCAGAGCTACCAGAGGTTCCAGCTCATGCATCAGATGAAGCTGCAGAGCGAGATGATGAAGAGGGGCGGCCATGGTGATCATCAGGGTGGCAGCACTGGTGCTGGCAAGGGTGTCAACCTCAAGTTTGATGGCTCTAACTGTACGGGCTCATCCTCCCGTTCGTTCCTGACATCTCTGAGCATGGAGGGGAGCATGGCGAGCTTGGACGGTAGCCGCTCCAGCCGTCCCTTCCAGCTAGTTAGTGGCTCGCAGACGTCGAGCACCCCGGAGTTGGGCCTcatgcagcagaggaggaggtgcgCCGGCAAGGAGGATGGGAGTGGACGCTGTGCAACTGGGAGCAGGTGTCACTGTGCAAAGAAAAG GAAACTAAGGATAAGGAGGTCTATCAAAGTCCCTGCAATCAGCAATAAGGTCGCCGACATCCCGGCTGATGAATTCTCGTGGCGGAAGTATGGCCAGAAGCCAATAAAGGGATCCCCGCATCCTAG GGGTTACTACAAGTGTAGCAGCGTGAGGGGCTGCCCAGCGAGGAAGCATGTCGAGAGGTGCGTCGACGACCCCGCGATGTTGATCGTTACCTACGAAGGCGATCACAACCACAACCGAGCTGCGGCAGCCCAGCCACAGCCAGCCTGA